A stretch of Anolis sagrei isolate rAnoSag1 chromosome X, rAnoSag1.mat, whole genome shotgun sequence DNA encodes these proteins:
- the TMEM50A gene encoding transmembrane protein 50A — MSGFLENMRCSECVDWGEKRNTIASIAAGVLFFTGWWIIIDAAVKYPDSKQFNHSYHACGVIATVAFLMINAVSNGQVRGDSYSEGCLGQTGARIWLFIGFMLAFGSLIASMWVLFGGYVINDKPDKPAVYPGIAVFFQNAFIFFGGLVFKFGRTEDLWQ, encoded by the exons ATGTCTGGGTTCCTTGAGAACATGAGATGCTCAGAATGTGTTGACTGGGGAGAAAAACGAAACACAATCGCATCTATTGCCGCTGGGGTCCTG TTTTTTACAGGTTGGTGGATCATCATAGATGCAGCTGTTAAATATCCAGATTCGAAGCAGTTCAACCATTCATACCATGCATGTGGAGTTATAGCGACAGTTGCATTCCTAAT GATCAATGCAGTCTCCAATGGACAAGTGCGCGGAGATAGTTACAGTGAAGGTTGCCTTGGACAAACAG GTGCTCGCATCTGGCTGTTCATCGGGTTCATGTTGGCTTTTGGATCCCTGATTGCGTCCATGTGGGTCCTCTTTGGAGGATACGTTATTAATG aCAAACCAGACAAACCCGCGGTATATCCAGGAATTGCAGTCTTTTTCCAAAACGCGTTTATCTTTTTTGG AGGTTTGGTCTTTAAGTTTGGTCGCACGGAAGATTTGTGGCAATAA